The following are from one region of the Sorghum bicolor cultivar BTx623 chromosome 2, Sorghum_bicolor_NCBIv3, whole genome shotgun sequence genome:
- the LOC110432887 gene encoding uncharacterized protein At4g15970-like isoform X1: protein MMTRQQPQHQAGGLLLRSLGLGAGGGAGGGARRAGAMKSATSLLLGAALATAFFLLYTSLCRDLVGAAAPSRSSATPAPRWEEQETNTTAAGVAPHQQEGTKHVAASSGDADGDDDGAAATTEEKKGQSEKQQPRFVMPATSAQLQQQKKKKSSPPPSQDLADLLRRAATADKTVLMTAINEAWAAPGSFLDLFLESFRHGEDTSHLPRHLVIVAMDAKALARCTAVHPFCYWFRAGDGKDFAAEQKYMKGDYLEMMWRRNALQQAVLELGYSFLFTDVDILWFRPPFPRLPRGAQVVMSSDFFVGDVDSPHNYPNGGLLYVRSSPATVGFYRHWQASRARFPGHHEQYVFDKIVKEGSYAAAAPGARVQFLDTAVFGGFCQHGDDLGKVATMHANCCVGLENKLFDLKNVLQDWKTYRARARAGNAQGFSWRVPGRCIH, encoded by the exons ATGATGACTAGACAGCAACCGCAGCACCAAGCAGGCGGCCTGCTGCTCCGTTCGCTAGGACTAGGAGCAGGCGGCGGAGCCGGAGGAGGTGCCCGCCGGGCGGGGGCCATGAAGTCGGCCACCTCGCTCCTCCTCGGCGCCGCGCTCGCCACCGCCTTCTTCCTGCTCTACACCTCCCTCTGCCGCGACCTCGTCGGCGCCGCCGCGCCCAGCAGGTCATCAGCCACCCCGGCGCCGCGGTGGGAGGAGCAGGAGACCAACACGACAGCTGCGGGGGTTGCTCCTCACCAGCAGGAGGGCACCAAACATGTGGCTGCGAGTAGCGGCGACGCCGATGGTGACGAcgacggcgccgccgccacAACAGAGGAGAAGAAAGGTCAGAGCGAGAAGCAGCAGCCGCGGTTTGTGATGCCTGCCACGTCAGCCCAGCTG cagcagcagaagaagaagaaaagttcACCACCACCGTCCCAGGATCTAGCGGACCTACTCCGGCGAGCGGCGACGGCGGACAAGACGGTGCTGATGACGGCGATCAACGAGGCATGGGCAGCGCCAGGTTCATTCCTGGACCTGTTCCTGGAGAGCTTCCGGCACGGCGAGGACACGTCGCACCTTCCGCGGCACCTGGTGATCGTGGCCATGGACGCCAAAGCCTTGGCGCGGTGCACCGCCGTGCACCCGTTCTGCTACTGGTTCCGCGCCGGCGACGGCAAGGACTTCGCGGCGGAGCAGAAGTACATGAAGGGGGACTACCTGGAGATGATGTGGCGCCGGAACGCGCTGCAGCAGGCCGTGCTGGAGCTGGGCTACAGCTTCCTCTTCACGGACGTGGACATCCTGTGGTTCCGGCCGCCGTTCCCGCGCCTGCCGCGGGGCGCGCAGGTCGTCATGTCGTCCGACTTCTTCGTCGGCGACGTCGACTCGCCCCACAACTACCCCAACGGCGGGCTCCTCTACGTCCGGTCGTCGCCGGCCACCGTGGGGTTCTACCGCCACTGGCAGGCGTCGAGGGCGAGGTTCCCGGGCCACCACGAGCAGTACGTCTTCGACAAGATCGTCAAGGAAGGGTcgtacgccgccgccgcccccggcGCCCGGGTGCAGTTCCTCGACACGGCCGTCTTCGGCGGGTTCTGCCAGCACGGCGACGACCTAGGGAAGGTGGCCACCATGCACGCCAACTGCTGCGTCGGGCTGGAAAACAAGCTCTTCGACCTCAAGAACGTGCTCCAGGACTGGAAGACGTACAGGGCGCGCGCCAGAGCCGGCAACGCGCAGGGATTCTCCTGGCGGGTGCCCGGGAGATGCATACACTGA
- the LOC110432887 gene encoding uncharacterized protein At4g15970-like isoform X2 yields the protein MMTRQQPQHQAGGLLLRSLGLGAGGGAGGGARRAGAMKSATSLLLGAALATAFFLLYTSLCRDLVGAAAPSRSSATPAPRWEEQETNTTAAGVAPHQQEGTKHVAASSGDADGDDDGAAATTEEKKGQSEKQQPRFVMPATSAQLQQKKKKSSPPPSQDLADLLRRAATADKTVLMTAINEAWAAPGSFLDLFLESFRHGEDTSHLPRHLVIVAMDAKALARCTAVHPFCYWFRAGDGKDFAAEQKYMKGDYLEMMWRRNALQQAVLELGYSFLFTDVDILWFRPPFPRLPRGAQVVMSSDFFVGDVDSPHNYPNGGLLYVRSSPATVGFYRHWQASRARFPGHHEQYVFDKIVKEGSYAAAAPGARVQFLDTAVFGGFCQHGDDLGKVATMHANCCVGLENKLFDLKNVLQDWKTYRARARAGNAQGFSWRVPGRCIH from the exons ATGATGACTAGACAGCAACCGCAGCACCAAGCAGGCGGCCTGCTGCTCCGTTCGCTAGGACTAGGAGCAGGCGGCGGAGCCGGAGGAGGTGCCCGCCGGGCGGGGGCCATGAAGTCGGCCACCTCGCTCCTCCTCGGCGCCGCGCTCGCCACCGCCTTCTTCCTGCTCTACACCTCCCTCTGCCGCGACCTCGTCGGCGCCGCCGCGCCCAGCAGGTCATCAGCCACCCCGGCGCCGCGGTGGGAGGAGCAGGAGACCAACACGACAGCTGCGGGGGTTGCTCCTCACCAGCAGGAGGGCACCAAACATGTGGCTGCGAGTAGCGGCGACGCCGATGGTGACGAcgacggcgccgccgccacAACAGAGGAGAAGAAAGGTCAGAGCGAGAAGCAGCAGCCGCGGTTTGTGATGCCTGCCACGTCAGCCCAGCTG cagcagaagaagaagaaaagttcACCACCACCGTCCCAGGATCTAGCGGACCTACTCCGGCGAGCGGCGACGGCGGACAAGACGGTGCTGATGACGGCGATCAACGAGGCATGGGCAGCGCCAGGTTCATTCCTGGACCTGTTCCTGGAGAGCTTCCGGCACGGCGAGGACACGTCGCACCTTCCGCGGCACCTGGTGATCGTGGCCATGGACGCCAAAGCCTTGGCGCGGTGCACCGCCGTGCACCCGTTCTGCTACTGGTTCCGCGCCGGCGACGGCAAGGACTTCGCGGCGGAGCAGAAGTACATGAAGGGGGACTACCTGGAGATGATGTGGCGCCGGAACGCGCTGCAGCAGGCCGTGCTGGAGCTGGGCTACAGCTTCCTCTTCACGGACGTGGACATCCTGTGGTTCCGGCCGCCGTTCCCGCGCCTGCCGCGGGGCGCGCAGGTCGTCATGTCGTCCGACTTCTTCGTCGGCGACGTCGACTCGCCCCACAACTACCCCAACGGCGGGCTCCTCTACGTCCGGTCGTCGCCGGCCACCGTGGGGTTCTACCGCCACTGGCAGGCGTCGAGGGCGAGGTTCCCGGGCCACCACGAGCAGTACGTCTTCGACAAGATCGTCAAGGAAGGGTcgtacgccgccgccgcccccggcGCCCGGGTGCAGTTCCTCGACACGGCCGTCTTCGGCGGGTTCTGCCAGCACGGCGACGACCTAGGGAAGGTGGCCACCATGCACGCCAACTGCTGCGTCGGGCTGGAAAACAAGCTCTTCGACCTCAAGAACGTGCTCCAGGACTGGAAGACGTACAGGGCGCGCGCCAGAGCCGGCAACGCGCAGGGATTCTCCTGGCGGGTGCCCGGGAGATGCATACACTGA
- the LOC110432626 gene encoding serine/threonine-protein phosphatase 7 long form homolog yields the protein MFFTCSVRFSSRMALETRLPGCISCACKIGMTLGIEAGAQPSWLSCTASCARLVRGLEIWMWERLPVGRPHRMQQPPAWFPEGDTIVAPTVAHLYERTSGVYHVSHHAYISYTNEMDTLQPQHVEWRPYKRERILGLALSTVCRADEDLWTMRCPLICFYAVEYHLPHRYL from the exons ATGTTCTTCACATGTTCGGTACGGTTCTCTTCCCGGATGGCACTGGAGACACGGCTTCCTGGATGTATATCCTGTGCTTGCAAAATTGGGATGACGCTGGGAATAGAAGCTGGGGCTCAGCCATCTTGGCTTTCTTGTACTGCCAGCTGTGCGAGGCTTGTCAGAGGGCTGGAG ATTTGGATGTGGGAGAGGCTTCCTGTTGGAAGaccacataggatgcaacagcCACCTGCTTGGTTCCCGGAAGGGGACACAATCGTTGCTCCTACGGTGGCTCACCTCTACGAGCGTACGAGCGGGGTGTACCACGTCTCCCATCACGCTTACATTAGCTACACCAATGAGATGGACACCCTTCAACCACAGCAC GTTGAGTGGAGACCGTACAAGAGGGAAAGGATCCTTGGCTTGGCACTTAGCACAGTGTGTAGGGCGGATGAGGATTTATGGACTATGAGGTgccccctcatatgtttctacgCGGTCGAGTACCACCTCCCGCACCGT TATTTGTGA
- the LOC8057307 gene encoding nuclear pore complex protein NUP54: MFGTPSTTPVFGNPSTTPVFGTPSTTPAFGATSSTPAFGTPSSTPAFGTPSSTPAFGTASTTPAFGASTSAPAFGTASTSSAFGSLNFGTPSSTSAFGTPSSAPAFGALNFGTPSSTSAFGTPSSAPAFGGTPSPSPFGFQQQQATPSPSPFGLLGGGGAQITTQMAPVAPLPLSPSDRDIQAIVDAYKEDPGNPRYAFRHLLFSVTEPSQRVKPVAASDIMWAEAMGKLECMDSADRERLWPQLVQGFKDLSHRLKLQDEVLVSDTDRLSMTHSNVKKLQRHFQADTYPWIQRLKQQELVIQRRLLRFVRIVEALENRGYRSPLTKEEADLYERLVAILKRLKGPSADLSKRVNTLLSTSRLLASTGGAGGSVYIPSSAKVDERSVTELLEALQLQTEAVAKLGNVLKRDIRDLEIIQSEDTDMAEDSVGRRAQKI, translated from the exons atgttcGGGACCCCATCTACCACTCCCGTCTTCGGGAACCCCTCCACCACCCCGGTTTTCGGCACGCCTTCCACCACCCCGGCATTTGGCGCGACATCGTCCACCCCGGCCTTCGGCACCCCCTCGTCGACGCCCGCCTTCGGGACCCCGTCGTCGACGCCAGCGTTCGGGACCGCTTCCACGACCCCGGCCTTCGGTGCATCGACGTCGGCGCCAGCGTTCGGGACCGCTTCCACGAGCTCGGCGTTCGGCTCGCTCAACTTCGGGACGCCCTCGTCGACCTCAGCATTCGGCACGCCATCCTCGGCTCCGGCGTTCGGCGCGCTGAATTTCGGGACGCCCTCGTCGACCTCGGCATTCGGCACGCCCTCCTCGGCGCCGGCGTTCGGCGGAACTCCTTCGCCCTCGCCCTTTGGgttccagcagcagcaggcgacgCCGTCCCCGTCGCCGTTCGGCTTGCTAGGAGGTGGCGGCGCGCAAATCACCACCCAGATGGCCCCCGTCGCGCCGCTGCCGCTCTCCCCGTCTGACCGCGACATCCAG GCCATCGTTGATGCGTACAAGGAGGACCCCGGTAACCCCCGTTATGCTTTCAGG CATCTGTTGTTCAGCGTGACAGAGCCTTCCCAAAGGGTGAAGCCAGTTGCTGCATCAGAT ATTATGTGGGCAGAAGCAATGGGGAAACTTGAATGCATGGATAGCGCAGATAGGGAGAGGCTCTGGCCTCAGCTTGTGCAGGGTTTTAAAGACCTTTCCCATCGGCTTAAG CTTCAAGACGAAGTCCTTGTTTCAGATACTGATAGATTGAGCATGACTCACTCTAACGTCAAAAAG CTGCAAAGGCATTTCCAAGCTGACACGTATCCATGGATCCAACGATTGAAGCAACAAGAGCTGGTTATTCAGAGACGTCTTTTAAGG TTTGTTAGAATAGTGGAGGCGTTGGAGAATCGGGGTTACCGCAGTCCTTTAACAAAGGAGGAAGCTGACTTGTATGAAAGATTGGTTGCTATATTAAAGCGG CTAAAAGGACCTAGTGCTGATCTGTCTAAGAGGGTTAATACACTTCTTTCGACGTCACGTCTTCTAGCTAGCACTGGTGGTGCTGGTGGTTCTGTTTATATTCCTAGTTCAGCCAAAGTTGATGAACGGAGTGTTACAGAGCTTCTTGAG GCCTTACAACTACAAACAGAGGCAGTTGCCAAGCTAGGTAACGTGTTGAAGAGGGATATCAGGGACCTCGAGATCATCCAGTCAGAAGACACGGATATGGCTGAAGACAGTGTGGGGAGAAGGGCACAGAAAATATAA